In Pseudomonas coleopterorum, the genomic window ACCACTACCGCAAGCAGGCCACCGAACAGCGCTACTTCGTTCAGGACGACCAGACCCTCGACACAGTCCCCCAGATGTCCAACCCTGAGTCGATCAACGTCGACCGTCAGACCCTGGGCAAGGTCGACCGCGCCCTGGCCCAACTGCCCAAGCGCGCCCGCTACGCCTTCCTGATGTATCGCGTGCACGGCAAACCACAGAAAGACATCGCCACCGAGCTGGGCGTCTCGCCTACACTGGTCAACTTCATGATTCGCGATGCGTCGGTGCACTGCCGGAAGTTCGTGGGAGCCGGGGCGGGTTTCTAGGATTTGGAAGGTGTGATGGGCAGGTCATGTTCGTGGCGTTCGAACATCATTCGCAGGAAGCTTCAGAATCGCTTGGTAGATCGGGCTTTGTATCTGTGACCCACTGGTAACGAAGAACGCAGGTGTACGGCACAAATGCCTATTCGAACCGGGCGTTCATTTCTTCCAGGCTCAAGGTCACATCGCTGTCTATGCCAGGCAGGCGCTCGATGGCCAGGCGTTCAGAACGCAGATCTTCAAGCTCATCCTGCAGCACTTGATAAGCGTCGACGCTCAGCAGCACGGCGGCTGGCTCGTGATCATCGATGATGACCAGCTGCGAGACGGCGCCGCTGGTGACGGCTTCCAGGTGCACGCTGAAACACCCAGCCATCGCCGTAGCGGAGACCGCGTGCCGAACTCGGGTTGATGAAGCACTCATGCGTCTTGCCCCTGTACCGATGATCCCGTTCCCTTTACCTGCAAAGTCAGTCGACAGACGTGTTCAGCTCGCCCGGCGCCTATTCATAAGCCCCGCAACAAGCAGAGCCACGCCAGGCACCAGCAGTCCTATGGACGTCCATCCAAAAGCCTCCTGACCCGAGGCACCGATCGCGGCGAAGGCACAGCCGACTGCAATCAACGAGGCGCCGGCGAAGTAGAACGGGTTGTTGGCTTTCTTGGCCATAGTGGATCCTCCTGATTCTCGCGAGTGAAAGCTGTGTGCTTGCGGTCATCCATGACATCAGAATGAAGGTGGCGCCGAACGACGTCGAGTTGGCGACACGTGGAAAGACATCTGTTACAGGGCCGTGCCTTACGTGTGTCTATGTCCTTCATCCAGGCCAATGGCTATCAAAAGCTCCGTGATTAACCCTCTTTCAGCATGTACTTACCGATTTGAGCTCGGAAAATAAAAACCAATCACTAGCGTTACCAAAGGCAGCGCGCCCACCTTTATCAGTTCAAATATCTCCGCCCACGCCTTATTGTCAGGATTGAACGCATATCCCCCCATTACCAACAAAGAGACCACAAATAAACCGCCGAGTATCTGCTGAGCGAATTTGAGCCTATCGCCCTCTCCAAGCTTAACTGGCTTTTTGCCGTGATCATCTGACGCGAAAACATCCTCGATATTCCGGTCTCCCGAGTGCATATGCTCTTGCGTCATCAAACACCCACCACCCGACCAACGGCTTCAAGCGTGTGGTCATCTTTCTCGCGGACGATACCCAACGAGAATTTGCCGGGCTTGCTCTTCTCCTCGTCGGCGATGGCCAATAGCGCGAACGCTCGGCGCATGGCGTCAGCCTTGCTGATGCCGCGACGTGCGGCGATTTCGGTAAGGCGATCGTCAATCTCGGTGCTTAGGTCTAATGTCATGCGAGGCATGGCGACTCTCCCGTTGTGTCATGAAGTACTGCAATAGTACTGCAAATTTAAGCATCCCTTCCATCAAAACGCTTCATCAGAGTCCGTTACCAGGTCGCTCATTCGCTACCGAATGTAAAACCCTCTCAAACATCAACCCCTTGATGCGTAGTGTTCTCACTCGGCGCACCATCCTGGACATGATTCCGATTTCCACCCTCCTCCGCCGCGTAGAAGACCTGATCCGCCCCGGCGATCGTGTTCCGATCACTGACGTCAAACATCGCTTGAAAACTACTCACTAACGCTCCCCTGCCTCATCCAAAAAACGCCCACCCAACCTGTTTTCGCCCGAACGACCGAGCGTCTTGGTAGACTTGCCTCCCATAACGTTTCGTACAGATCCGACCTGTGTAGCCACCCCCTCGTCCGCCCGTTTTCCCAAACGAATAATGGCCACGGCAAAAGGGATGAAGGTCATCGTCAGGGTGATAAAACTTACCACCCATCCCAAGAAAACGTCCGAAAACATCCGAAAACCGGTACAAAACGCGCAGAGTAAAATGGTACAGAATGTAGCTGAAACGCCCGCCACACCTCGCCTGGAGCCCTCCCGCCGCTTCAGCGTAGCCCCCATGATGGATCGAATCTACTGAAATAAATTATTCAAGTATTTCAGTGACTTAGTGACAGCTGAAACCTTGCTTTAGCAAAATCTCAGCAGAGAGGCGGGAATGAAGCTGACTTGAACGATTTTTGACCTGTTGTATTCATGCTTTGGATTGGACAGATTGACGATTTCCCTCTCGGGCGTTCTGCCCACCTCTACCCTAAATTCCTGCACCACCAAGACTGCGCATAGAGGCAACCGCCCTCTTCCTCCAGGCCGCTCAGGACGAACCCGTTCGGCGCCATCCATGACAGCACCGCCTCATGCAGCAGCGGCAGCTCACTCGGCCCGATTGAATTCACCCCTCGGACACTGGCCGTCTTCGATGTCCGGCCCAGGGCCTGGCACATCTCGTCGTTGATCCGCAGATCGCCAACCGCCGGCGGAAGCGCCCGTACCTCGGCCGCATCAATCGGCTTCCCCTGTAGCATCCTGCGGGTGACCTGGCACCTCATGGTTCGACGCCATGCTGGCGTACGCTGTGGGTGACGACGCCCCAAACGGTGAACTCGTCGCCTTCCATGATGAAGCGGTGGTGGCCCGTACCTTCAGACCTCAGCACGGGCATGCCCCGGACATAATCCAGGCGCTTCACCATCGGCTCTTGGTTCACCACGCCGATCACCACCTGGCCCTGCTTCACTTCTGCACCCTTGTCGACGATCAGCAGATCACCATCGAAGATCCCCGCGCGGGTCATGCTGTCCCCGGCCACGCGAACCAGATAAGTTCCGGGCGCGCGGATGCACAGCAGGTCATCAAGGGAGATGTTGAGGGCTTCGGATTGGAATGGGCTTTCCATGGCATGGCTCGAACACTGTACAGATGAACAGTATTCTTGCACCAGCCAGCCGGGCTTTGCAATCCTGCAACGAGGAACGGCTCTGGCGACTATCATTACTCCAGAAGAACGGAGGCGGATATCGACACGCCGGGATGGCTGAATCTGACACCCAAGCCCAGTGACGTAGACACCTGGACCAAGTTCCGATCTGTGCACGATGACCCCTTCCCGCACATCCGCTGCAGAAGCTGTGATGGGTGGCAGCAGCTCGTCGACTCAACCCAACCATTCCTGCGCAACCCCTACTGCAAGCTGACGGGCGGTCAGAGCAAATTCCCTTGGCTTGATCTACTGTGAATTGTGGAGAGAACTCGCGCTGAT contains:
- a CDS encoding LexA family protein, translating into MESPFQSEALNISLDDLLCIRAPGTYLVRVAGDSMTRAGIFDGDLLIVDKGAEVKQGQVVIGVVNQEPMVKRLDYVRGMPVLRSEGTGHHRFIMEGDEFTVWGVVTHSVRQHGVEP
- a CDS encoding type II toxin-antitoxin system Phd/YefM family antitoxin translates to MSASSTRVRHAVSATAMAGCFSVHLEAVTSGAVSQLVIIDDHEPAAVLLSVDAYQVLQDELEDLRSERLAIERLPGIDSDVTLSLEEMNARFE
- a CDS encoding CopG family transcriptional regulator, which gives rise to MPRMTLDLSTEIDDRLTEIAARRGISKADAMRRAFALLAIADEEKSKPGKFSLGIVREKDDHTLEAVGRVVGV
- a CDS encoding RNA polymerase factor sigma-70, whose protein sequence is MQDSRSTDNSLHDLPSLLQTLISHRQGLIKIAAQITGCRSHAEDVVQDAYLRVRRMKAGMLPFNAQLNYIFRIVRNLAIDHYRKQATEQRYFVQDDQTLDTVPQMSNPESINVDRQTLGKVDRALAQLPKRARYAFLMYRVHGKPQKDIATELGVSPTLVNFMIRDASVHCRKFVGAGAGF